One segment of Anopheles stephensi strain Indian chromosome 3, UCI_ANSTEP_V1.0, whole genome shotgun sequence DNA contains the following:
- the LOC118509337 gene encoding vascular endothelial growth factor receptor 1-like isoform X8, with translation MMGKPVILVVTSVVILGVLHRVTFVSALDDLRIVREQDGNNAHGAPEIDTVTEEITLPKGASWNFTCKSHHPIMWKHYAASYDWEPMNVFPHDFETDDPDKPYGSVLMLTDASADQVGRYYCVDRKLYDEKHGTRNGEDGEEEEEDPSRTAEDEMLDEMVAEYAASAVYVYVDDPDNPLVPVHTPVFRVEQYQDFVIPCKPTHPKIAVELYKDLEGDLVEEYQYSNTQGYLLSFNRLEDGGSYYCQVQDKPHHRIHFEIAIDEHYNSEEALTEYLTKPSIHSDTKDHVLLGQRIRLVCKLNIRAGVPLDMTWMVPPNLKPAVADARMKIGPLKLKPVKEAEHREIATRELIIEQATLADDGTYRCVVQDIKNHRNYHSFKLQVRDSQQDYVLLSEENNLSEINVRRNANGKTPSIDIVIEYRSFPATISYYWLMDDDEITAGQDGKYELSHSDTHVKLRINDPKVFDTGNYTVFVMAGNAEKSYRMAVHVYAKPILHMESKFVKPGEEVSFQCRSIGYPRPDISFAFLPCLGNPWTNCSIPSSKETNWDLPGGKRETQITKSRIYTLIPKQPGVVYCKAINTEGSEVTQADLLISDLTDSITLEKEQPKETITVGDHVTIACSALVYNHTRNIALVLNDKELQEADGARLSYSDKLYAWQAHLDIKHITHEHEGTLYCRVKTMLDTVETRAFRLEVLDPIAPMLVSGKNNQSLSVDLHDPLKLECDVVGTPDPMIVWLKDGVPVQPDENSNRMQLTKTTLILEYLKMEDLGTFECRAENKMGSIEKYWKVDVRTAVVRKSLIYVILGLVLGLIFAVVLVTLFYCKKKKEVKAMKEAGIVNFDEGNLGVYNPDLALDEQADLLPYNTEYEFPKDRLKLGKQLGTGAFGVVMKATATRIMVNEDETTVAVKMVKKQTDNEVMRALISELKIMVHLGQHLNVVNLLGAVTKNIAKRELMVIVEYCRFGNVQNFLLKHRPYFIDQINQETGEIDSSIDKNQLRWSKCGYQYNSQGLKYVNLSFSTNNVNHHPLQHPTAFYHNHIDSGSTQYVDPKKHLNSKGYVRHSGLQNMGMVDSCNTEVTAMTSVEVEELNTVNSNEPLWRSNYGMDYKGPARSVNTTDLVCWASQIASGMEYLASRKVLHGDLAARNILLCDDNVVKICDFGLARSMYKSDNYKKKGEAPLPFKWLALECISDNVFSTYSDVWAYGIVLWELFSLGKVPYPGMEANQELYNKLRDGYRMDKPQYSNQDIYDIMLNCWNVKPDSRPSFKDLKSRFNAMLPDEMRDHYLELNEPYLQMNAEKVERGDTDYLANLGPPEEPAPAAPNYVNGIILPLPPISEIRSDKDYLKMSRAKSESEESNFDFASFNSDRHSPTTRNNLDTSPPNGSKRHKKRGLPEEIPMLDGSRLSYPTNGFNSDSETEAVSPKPRERTSKHNPEPEYMNVKNAKLAGRSSNDELGSAGVAQEAISNPGYIALSMVDEKRC, from the exons ATGATGGGCAAACCTGTGATATTAGTCGTTACGTCCGTCGTCATCTTGGGCGTGCTTCACCGGGTGACATTTGTTAGTG CGCTCGATGATCTCCGCATTGTGCGGGAGCAGGACGGCAACAATGCGCACGGTGCACCGGAAATCGATACCGTCACGGAGGAGATCACGCTACCAAAAGGTGCTAGCTGGAATTTCACCTGTAAATCGCACCATCCGATCATGTGGAAGCATTATGCCGCATCGTACGATTGG GAACCGATGAACGTTTTCCCGCACGACTTCGAGACGGACGATCCGGACAAACCGTACGGAAGTGTGCTGATGCTAACGGATGCGTCCGCCGATCAAGTCGGACGGTACTACTGTGTCGATCGCAAGCTGTACGACGAGAAACATGGCACGCGAAACGGGGAAGATGgggaagaggaagaggaagatcCGAGCAGGACGGCCGAGGACGAAATGTTGGACGAAATGGTGGCCGAATATGCAGCGTCCGCCGTGTACGTGTACGTGGACGATCCCGACAATCCGCTGGTGCCGGTACATACGCCCGTGTTTCGGGTCGAACAGTACCAAGACTTTGTCATTCCGTGCAAACCGACGCACCCGAAGATTGCGGTGGAACTGTACAAGGATCTGGAAGGG GATTTGGTTGAAGAATATCAGTACAGTAACACCCAAGGATATCTGCTAAGCTTTAACAGGCTGGAGGACGGCGGTTCCTACTACTGCCAGGTGCAGGATAAACCCCACCATCGCATACACTTCGAAATAGCGATCGACGAACACT ACAATTCAGAAGAAG CGTTAACCGAGTACTTAACGAAACCGTCGATCCATAGCGACACGAAGGATCATGTGCTGCTCGGTCAACGGATCCGTTTGGTGTGTAAGTTAAACATCCGCGCCGGTGTCCCTCTCGATATGACGTGGATGGTTCCACCGAACttaaagcctgccgtcgca GACGCGAGAATGAAGATTGGACCGCTGAAGCTGAAACCCGTCAAAGAAGCGGAACACCGGGAAATAGCAACGCGCGAGCTTATCATCGAACAGGCAACCCTTGCCGACGATGGCACGTACCGGTGCGTGGTGCAGGACATCAAAAATCATCGCAACTATCACAGCTTCAAGCTGCAGGTGCGCGACTCCCAGCAGGACTATGTGCTGCTGAGCGAGGAGAACAACCTGTCGGAGATTAATGTGCGGCGCAATGCAAACGGCAAAACGCCCTCGATCGATATTGTGATCGAGTATCGGTCGTTTCCGGCCACCATATCGTACTACtggctgatggatgatgatgagataACGGCCGGGCAGGATGGGAAGTACGAGCTGAGCCACAGCGATACCCACGTAAAGCTGAGGATAAACGATCCGAAGGTGTTCGATACAGGGAACTACACGGTGTTTGTGATGGCGGGAAATGCAGAAAAATCGTACCGAATGGCGGTGCATGTTTATG ctAAACCAATCCTCCACATGGAAAGCAAGTTTGTGAAACCGGGCGAAGAGGTTTCGTTCCAGTGTAGAAGCATCGGGtatccacggccagacatatCGTTCGCCTTTCTTCCCTGCCTGGGAAATCCGTGGACGAATTGTTCCATCCCCTCGTCGAAGGAAACCAATTGGGAC CTTCCCGGTGGAAAGCGCGAAACACAGATAACCAAGTCACGGATCTACACGCTAATCCCCAAGCAGCCGGGCGTGGTGTACTGTAAAGCGATCAACACCGAAGGCAGTGAAGTGACGCAGGCCGATCTACTCATCAGCGACCTAACCGATTCGATAACGCTGGAAAAGGAGCAACCGAAAGAAACGATCACGGTAGGAGATCATGTCACGATCGCATGTTCAGCGCTCGTGTACAACCACACGCGAAACATTGCGCTCGTGCTGAACGACAAAGAGCTGCAGGAAGCGGACGGTGCACGGTTAAGCTATTCCGACAAGCTGTACGCGTGGCAGGCACATCTCGACATTAAGCACATTACACACGAGCACGAAGGAACGTTGTACTGCCGGGTGAAAACCATGCTGGACACTGTCGAAACGCGAGCCTTCCGCTTGGAAGTGCTGGATCCCATCGCTCCGATGCTTGTGTCGGGCAAGAATAATCAAAGTCTTTCGGTCGATCTGCACGATCCGTTAAAGCTGGAGTGCGATGTAGTTGGAACGCCCGATCCGATGATCGTTTGGCTGAAGGACGGGGTGCCGGTACAGCCCGACGAAAACAGCAACCGCATGCAGCTGACCAAGACGACGCTTATTCTGGAGTATCTGAAGATGGAAGATTTGGGCACGTTCGAGTGCCGggcggaaaacaaaatgggcTCGATCGAGAAGTACTGGAAGGTGGATGTACGCA CTGCGGTGGTACGAAAATCACTGATCTACGTTATCCTTGGCCTGGTTCTGGGGCTGATCTTCGCGGTCGTACTGGTGACGCTGTTCTACtgtaagaaaaagaaggaggTCAAGGCGATGAAGGAAGCGGGCATAGTGAACTTTGACGAAGGCAACCTGGGCGTTTACAATCCCGATCTGGCGCTTGACGAGCAGGCCGACCTTCTGCCGTACAACACGGAGTACGAGTTCCCGAAGGATCGACTGAAGCTGGGCAAACAGCTGGGCACgggtgcattcggtgtggtgATGAAAGCTACCGCTACCCGCATTATGGTAAACGAGGACGAAACTACGGTCGCGGTCAAGATGGTGAAAAAGCAGACGGACAACGAAGTGATGCGGGCACTCATATCGGAGCTTAAAATTATGGTCCACCTGGGACAGCATCTGAACGTGGTGAATCTGCTGGGCGCAGTTACGAAAAACATTGCCAAAC GTGAGTTGATGGTCATCGTTGAGTACTGCCGATTTGGTAATGTACAAAACTTCCTGCTAAAGCATCGGCCCTATTTCATCGACCAAATCAACCAAGAAACGGGTGAGATCGATTCGTCGATCGATAAGAATCAATTGCGGTGGTCCAAGTGTGGTTACCAGTATAATAG TCAGGGCTTGAAATATGTAAATCTctcattttccaccaacaacGTAAACCATCACCCGCTTCAACATCCGACTGCTTTCTACCATAATCACATCGACAGCGGCTCTACGCAGTACGTTGACCCGAAGAAGCACCTCAACTCGAAGGGATACGTGCGTCATTCCGGGCTGCAGAACATGGGTATGGTGGACAGTTGCAACACCGAGGTAACAGCCATGACATCTGTGGAAG TGGAAGAGCTGAACACGGTCAACTCGAACGAACCTTTGTGGCGTTCGAACTACGGCATGGACTACAAGGGTCCGGCACGATCCGTCAACACGACCGATCTCGTCTGTTGGGCATCGCAAATCGCCAGCGGAATGGAGTATTTAGCCTCGCGCAAGGTACTGCACGGTGATCTGGCAGCGCGCAACATTTTGCTGTGCGATGATAATGTGGTCAAGATTTGTGATTTCGGATTGGCCCGATCGATGTACAAGAGTGACAACTACAAGAAGAAGGGTGAAGCGCCCCTGCCGTTCAAGTGGCTCGCGCTCGAGTGTATCAGCGACAACGTGTTTAGCACGTACTCGGATGTGTGGGCCTATGGTATCGTTCTGTGGGAACTGTTTTCGCTGGGCAAAGTGCCGTACCCGGGCATGGAAGCCAATCAGGAGCTGTACAACAAGCTGCGCGACGGCTACCGGATGGATAAGCCACAATACTCGAATCAAGATATTTATGACATTATGCTAAACTGCTGGAACGTGAAGCCCGACTCGAGACCATCGTTCAAGGATCTGAAGAGCAGATTTAACGCCATGCTTCCGGATGAGATGCGAGAT CATTATCTGGAACTGAATGAGCCATACCTACAAATGAACGCCGAAAAGGTGGAGCGAGGCGATACGGACTATCTGGCCAACCTTGGCCCTCCCGAAGAGCCTGCACCGGCGGCGCCAAACTATGTCAATGGAATCATTTTACCTCTTCCACCGA TTTCAGAAATACGAAGCGATAAAGACTACCTAAAGATGTCCCGCGCAAAGTCCGAGTCGGAGGAGAGCAATTTCGATTTCGCTTCGTTCAACAGTGATCGCCATTCGCCGACGACACGCAACAATCTCGATACTAGTCCGCCCAACGGCAGTAAACGGCACAAGAAGCGTGGCCTGCCGGAAGAAATTCCCATGCTCGACGGAAGCCGGCTTTCGTACCCCACCAACGGGTTCAATTCCGACTCCGAAACGGAAGCAGTCAGTCCGAAGCCTCGCGAACGCACAAGCAAGCACAATCCAGAGCCGGAGTACATGAACGTGAAGAATGCCAAGCTTGCTGGTCGATCATCGAACGACGAGCTTGGATCAGCCGGTGTCGCACAGGAAGCGATTAGCAATCCGGGCTACATTGCGCTAAGTATGGTCGACGAGAAACGCTGCTAG